A genomic region of Persephonella marina EX-H1 contains the following coding sequences:
- a CDS encoding DUF167 domain-containing protein, protein MIVKVKVKPNAKKEEIREIQKDYFEIRVTVPPEKGKANSRVIELLSKHLKIPKSRIKLKKGEKSREKIFEIID, encoded by the coding sequence TTGATTGTAAAGGTAAAGGTAAAACCAAACGCAAAAAAAGAAGAGATCAGGGAGATACAGAAGGATTATTTTGAGATAAGGGTTACAGTTCCACCTGAGAAGGGAAAGGCGAACAGCAGGGTTATAGAGCTTCTCTCAAAACACCTTAAGATCCCAAAATCAAGGATAAAACTTAAAAAAGGTGAAAAATCAAGGGAGAAGATATTTGAGATCATAGATTAA
- the trpD gene encoding anthranilate phosphoribosyltransferase, whose amino-acid sequence MIKEYIRKITEGKDLSADEMKDLFNILMEGQATDAQIGAVLIGLKMKGESVEEISSAAQIMREKAVKVPVKDRSRLIDTCGTGGDKVDTFNVSTITAFVIAGAGVKVAKHGNRSVSSKCGSADIMEALGVKIDLSPEQAAEAIDRIGLGFLFAPVYHPAMKNVIRQRREIGVRTIFNILGPLSNPAGAKYQLLGVYDKDLVEPVARVLSLLGIERAYVVHGMEGLDEVSITTDTMVAEVDGGDISVYSVKPEDFGIERASLDDIRGGDLDFNLQIALDILEGKDRSRKTDFVSLNAGFAFHAVGVVDSVKEGIELAKETIYSKKAYEILEKLREYSKGG is encoded by the coding sequence ATGATTAAGGAGTATATAAGGAAGATTACTGAAGGTAAGGATCTATCAGCTGATGAGATGAAGGATCTTTTTAATATCCTTATGGAAGGACAGGCAACAGATGCCCAGATAGGTGCTGTTCTTATAGGTCTCAAGATGAAAGGTGAGTCTGTAGAAGAGATATCATCTGCTGCCCAGATAATGAGAGAAAAGGCCGTAAAGGTTCCTGTGAAGGATAGATCCAGGCTGATAGACACCTGTGGAACAGGTGGTGACAAGGTTGATACATTCAATGTCTCAACGATAACGGCTTTTGTTATAGCAGGTGCGGGAGTTAAGGTTGCAAAACATGGAAACAGGTCTGTCTCTTCAAAATGTGGAAGTGCGGATATTATGGAAGCTCTTGGAGTAAAGATAGATCTGTCTCCTGAGCAGGCTGCTGAGGCTATAGACAGGATAGGGCTTGGATTCCTTTTTGCACCTGTTTACCATCCGGCTATGAAAAATGTTATAAGACAGAGAAGGGAGATAGGTGTAAGAACGATATTCAATATACTAGGCCCACTTTCAAATCCAGCTGGGGCTAAATACCAGCTTTTAGGTGTCTATGATAAAGATCTTGTGGAGCCTGTTGCAAGAGTTCTATCGCTTTTAGGTATTGAAAGGGCTTATGTTGTTCACGGGATGGAAGGTCTTGATGAGGTTTCAATAACAACAGATACTATGGTTGCTGAGGTTGACGGTGGTGATATATCCGTTTACAGCGTAAAACCTGAAGATTTTGGTATTGAAAGAGCCTCTTTAGATGATATAAGAGGTGGAGATCTTGATTTTAATCTACAGATAGCACTTGATATTCTTGAAGGAAAAGATAGAAGCAGGAAAACTGATTTTGTCTCACTTAATGCCGGTTTTGCATTCCATGCTGTAGGAGTTGTTGATTCAGTCAAAGAAGGTATTGAACTTGCGAAAGAAACCATTTATTCTAAAAAAGCCTATGAGATTCTGGAAAAATTAAGAGAATACTCTAAAGGAGGTTAA
- a CDS encoding SDR family oxidoreductase, which yields MACRELEGKLAFITGGSRGIGRAIALKLAEMGSDVIINYYKNKEKAEEVVKEIESKGVKGYAIQGDFGNKDDIDRVFNQIKEDFGYLDIFVSNAVASGREVVGGFAPFLRLKERGTRRIFDITVMGFIWSVQKAVPLMEGREGKIIAISSTGTRDYMPNYAIHGAAKSALEALVRYAAVEFGEKGINVNTVSGGPIDTEAIQLFPNYEEVKEGTIKLTPLGRMGVPEDIAGVVGFLCTEDAKWIQGQTIIVDGGLSLVRGR from the coding sequence ATGGCCTGCAGGGAGTTAGAAGGTAAGCTCGCATTTATAACAGGTGGGAGCAGAGGGATTGGAAGAGCTATAGCACTTAAGCTTGCTGAGATGGGATCTGATGTGATCATAAACTACTACAAAAATAAAGAGAAAGCTGAAGAGGTTGTGAAGGAGATAGAGAGTAAAGGTGTTAAAGGATATGCCATTCAGGGTGATTTTGGAAATAAAGATGATATAGACAGGGTTTTCAACCAGATAAAGGAAGATTTTGGATATCTTGATATATTCGTAAGTAATGCTGTTGCATCTGGAAGAGAGGTTGTTGGTGGATTTGCTCCATTTTTAAGGCTTAAAGAGAGAGGAACAAGAAGAATATTTGATATAACAGTTATGGGCTTTATATGGTCTGTTCAGAAAGCTGTTCCACTTATGGAAGGGAGAGAAGGAAAGATAATTGCCATATCATCAACAGGAACAAGGGATTATATGCCTAACTATGCTATACATGGAGCTGCAAAGTCTGCACTTGAGGCTCTCGTTAGATACGCTGCTGTTGAGTTTGGTGAGAAGGGAATTAATGTTAATACAGTTTCAGGTGGTCCTATAGATACTGAGGCTATACAGCTCTTCCCTAACTACGAAGAGGTTAAGGAAGGAACTATAAAGCTTACACCACTTGGAAGAATGGGTGTTCCTGAAGATATAGCAGGTGTTGTTGGATTTCTATGTACAGAAGATGCTAAATGGATACAGGGTCAGACAATAATTGTTGATGGTGGACTTTCACTTGTGAGGGGTCGTTAA
- a CDS encoding MinD/ParA family protein yields MMRDQAESLRNMVKKNRSVDFQVISITSGKGGVGKTSFTVNLAYILQKMGKNVLILDADLALANVDIVLNEKPKYNLLHLLTGEKNINEIIWSSKYGIKFIPAASGFEELANLPKEQQMFILNSLQDIYYSFDIMLIDTSAGISESVINFCLAADKTVVVTTPDPTAVADSYAICRIISNYNTGNMELGLVVNMTDNEKEAERIYNATNNVIRKFSGKTIKYYGCIRKDEKLSKSIRERFVLTSRYPNSKYSQDLEIVAKAILEGNLPEKKENFWRRILNNWINLKFD; encoded by the coding sequence ATGATGAGAGATCAGGCTGAAAGCTTAAGAAATATGGTAAAGAAAAACAGATCTGTTGACTTTCAGGTTATATCTATAACATCTGGTAAAGGTGGTGTTGGTAAAACAAGCTTCACTGTAAATCTGGCATACATACTACAGAAAATGGGTAAGAACGTTCTCATACTTGATGCTGATCTAGCACTTGCAAATGTTGATATAGTTCTGAACGAAAAACCTAAATACAACCTTCTCCATCTCCTTACAGGGGAGAAAAATATAAATGAGATAATCTGGTCTTCAAAATATGGGATAAAGTTTATACCAGCAGCATCAGGTTTTGAGGAGCTTGCAAACCTCCCGAAAGAACAGCAGATGTTCATACTCAACTCACTTCAGGATATATACTACTCATTTGACATAATGCTTATAGACACATCAGCAGGTATATCAGAAAGTGTTATTAACTTCTGCCTTGCCGCTGATAAAACTGTTGTTGTAACAACACCTGATCCTACAGCTGTAGCAGACTCTTACGCTATATGCAGGATAATATCAAACTACAACACAGGAAACATGGAACTTGGTCTTGTTGTAAATATGACGGATAACGAAAAGGAAGCAGAAAGGATATACAACGCAACAAATAACGTTATAAGGAAGTTCTCAGGAAAAACGATAAAATACTACGGCTGTATAAGAAAAGATGAGAAACTTTCAAAATCAATCAGGGAGAGGTTCGTTTTAACATCAAGATATCCAAACTCAAAGTACAGTCAGGATTTAGAAATTGTTGCAAAGGCCATTTTAGAGGGTAACCTTCCAGAAAAAAAGGAAAATTTCTGGAGAAGAATCTTAAATAACTGGATAAATCTTAAGTTTGATTAA
- the minE gene encoding cell division topological specificity factor MinE — protein MSILDFFRKKKSSEVAKERLMMVLSYERKGLPTNFAELLQKDLIDVFSKYPQFDPNKIEVEIKNENNVYELWISIPFAKESGSR, from the coding sequence ATGTCTATTTTAGATTTTTTTAGAAAGAAAAAATCTTCTGAAGTTGCTAAAGAAAGGCTTATGATGGTTCTTTCCTATGAGAGGAAAGGTCTTCCTACTAACTTCGCCGAGCTTCTACAGAAGGATCTTATAGATGTTTTCTCAAAGTATCCACAGTTTGATCCAAATAAAATTGAAGTTGAGATAAAAAATGAGAATAATGTATATGAACTCTGGATAAGTATTCCATTTGCAAAGGAAAGTGGAAGTAGATGA
- the hisG gene encoding ATP phosphoribosyltransferase, protein MIRKLNSNKLTVALPKGRLFDQTIDIFRKAGILKEEINSSSRKLIIESGDFYFLLVRAKDVPTYVENGIADIGVAGDDVLIESDPDVYRPVDLNIGVCSIVVAGLPESKEKYFSNPTSIKVSTKYPKVTKQFFGKKGVKVHIIELYGSVELAPLVGLSDYIVDIVETGRTLRENGLVVIEHIRQSSAKLIVNRISYKTRKEKLFPIIEKLHKFLDKGE, encoded by the coding sequence ATGATAAGAAAGCTAAATAGTAATAAACTGACTGTAGCCCTTCCTAAAGGAAGACTATTTGATCAGACGATAGACATTTTCAGAAAAGCCGGCATTTTAAAAGAGGAGATCAACAGCTCATCAAGGAAGCTTATTATTGAAAGTGGTGACTTTTATTTTCTTCTTGTAAGGGCTAAAGATGTTCCAACATACGTTGAAAATGGTATCGCAGATATAGGTGTGGCAGGTGATGATGTTCTTATAGAAAGCGATCCGGATGTTTACAGACCTGTTGATCTAAATATAGGTGTCTGCAGTATAGTTGTTGCAGGACTTCCTGAAAGTAAGGAGAAATACTTTTCAAATCCTACATCAATAAAGGTCTCAACAAAATATCCTAAAGTGACCAAACAGTTTTTTGGGAAAAAGGGTGTTAAAGTTCATATTATTGAGCTTTATGGATCTGTGGAGCTTGCACCTCTTGTAGGTCTTTCTGATTACATAGTGGACATCGTTGAGACAGGTAGAACATTAAGGGAGAACGGACTTGTTGTTATTGAACATATAAGACAGTCCTCAGCAAAGCTTATAGTGAACAGGATAAGCTATAAAACAAGAAAAGAGAAACTTTTTCCAATAATTGAAAAACTGCACAAATTCCTGGATAAAGGAGAGTGA
- a CDS encoding peptidylprolyl isomerase, which translates to MRVLLSLILLVMMVVSSAISEEKLLDKIVLVVNGKPVLKSEIELAKEWYGVKSDKEAAKKLIDQIILAQAAEKVGIHATPTEVDNAILRLARMNRLGSVNEFKKRLEERGLVFSLFKDLIKREIVISKFVHIYLKRNLFEGIEEGKAVDLRKIRLIYLDKSKPGFNEKYEILKKLVNKEPFDKLAKEYSDDPVTAEKGGLLGEVKKGDLVKTLDKPIWEHKVGDIFEIDTDKGVYFIKIESEEKKIVHQEPTGEEVNKKLQKEVELYLKKLKENAVVEYIDKSLEG; encoded by the coding sequence ATGAGGGTGCTTCTTTCACTGATTCTTCTGGTAATGATGGTAGTATCATCAGCTATATCTGAGGAGAAACTGCTTGACAAAATAGTTCTCGTTGTTAATGGAAAACCTGTTTTAAAATCTGAGATTGAGCTTGCTAAAGAGTGGTATGGTGTAAAAAGTGATAAGGAGGCGGCGAAAAAGCTTATAGATCAGATAATTCTCGCTCAGGCTGCTGAAAAGGTTGGAATACATGCAACGCCTACAGAGGTTGATAATGCTATTTTGAGACTTGCGAGGATGAACAGGCTGGGAAGTGTTAATGAATTCAAAAAAAGACTTGAAGAGAGAGGTCTTGTCTTTTCACTCTTTAAGGATCTTATAAAAAGGGAGATAGTTATATCAAAGTTTGTTCATATATACCTTAAGAGAAATCTTTTTGAGGGGATTGAGGAAGGTAAAGCTGTAGATCTAAGGAAGATAAGACTTATATACCTTGATAAAAGTAAACCGGGATTTAATGAGAAGTACGAGATACTTAAAAAGCTTGTAAATAAAGAGCCGTTTGATAAACTTGCAAAAGAGTACTCTGATGATCCTGTAACAGCTGAGAAAGGTGGGCTTTTGGGAGAGGTTAAAAAGGGAGATCTTGTTAAGACGCTTGATAAACCAATATGGGAACATAAAGTAGGGGATATCTTTGAGATAGATACAGATAAAGGTGTCTATTTTATAAAGATAGAGTCTGAAGAGAAAAAGATAGTTCATCAGGAGCCAACTGGAGAAGAGGTTAATAAGAAATTACAGAAAGAGGTTGAGCTTTATCTAAAAAAACTTAAAGAAAATGCTGTGGTAGAGTATATTGATAAATCTCTTGAGGGATAG
- a CDS encoding shikimate kinase — MRNIYLVGFMGSGKSTVGKLLAEKLGFRFVDIDQEIEKEEGKKIKDIFREKGESYFRDLEKRMIERFLGSKNLVVSTGGGLGADSENMRKMKENGTVIWLDTPLETVFERCKGDDERPLLKKNRKEIKELFEKRKKIYAQADIRISTEGKSPYQIVNEILGRIR; from the coding sequence ATGAGAAATATATACCTTGTTGGTTTTATGGGAAGTGGAAAATCAACAGTCGGAAAACTTCTCGCCGAAAAATTAGGATTCAGGTTTGTAGATATAGATCAGGAGATAGAAAAGGAGGAAGGAAAAAAGATAAAGGATATATTCAGGGAAAAAGGTGAAAGCTACTTCAGAGATCTTGAAAAGAGAATGATTGAGAGATTTCTGGGATCTAAAAATCTTGTTGTCTCAACAGGTGGCGGTCTTGGTGCGGACAGTGAAAATATGAGAAAGATGAAAGAAAACGGGACTGTTATCTGGCTTGATACACCGCTTGAAACAGTTTTTGAAAGATGTAAAGGTGATGATGAAAGACCTCTGCTGAAAAAAAACAGGAAAGAGATAAAGGAACTTTTTGAAAAAAGAAAAAAAATTTATGCACAGGCTGATATAAGAATCAGTACAGAAGGAAAATCTCCATACCAGATTGTAAATGAGATTTTAGGAAGGATCAGATGA
- a CDS encoding GTP-binding signal recognition particle SRP54 G- domain protein — MKMKIFQVDNLQEGWVKIREDLGDNAIILSIKEIDGRFEILAASPEKKETKLKKNIHKIDHKFNPLSRLLSILDKGLIPGKLEESLLDEIKGIYLKIAENIEGIDIQEKIEKDPFKKKYITVLGNISSGKSTTVAKIGAILKFNKNRKIAIASFDFYKIGGSESLKKFCEIMQIPFFLIKNEKDLILYKDAFEEFDHILFDTPGNIKQLPEVEKIVSFITNSSQSENILTVPLTRKENIVEKDINYFSKFNIDHLILTKYDEIQNSIPLIFIILNWNYKISYITDGMDVPKDIKEASEILTQLVEVYR, encoded by the coding sequence ATGAAAATGAAGATCTTTCAAGTTGACAATCTTCAAGAGGGATGGGTTAAGATAAGGGAGGATCTTGGAGATAACGCAATAATCCTTTCAATAAAAGAGATTGATGGAAGATTTGAGATCCTCGCAGCATCACCTGAAAAAAAGGAAACAAAACTTAAGAAAAACATACATAAGATAGATCATAAGTTTAACCCCCTATCAAGACTTCTCTCAATCCTTGATAAAGGACTGATACCGGGTAAGCTTGAAGAGAGTCTGTTAGACGAGATAAAAGGTATCTACCTTAAAATAGCTGAGAACATAGAGGGAATAGATATACAGGAAAAGATTGAGAAAGACCCTTTCAAAAAGAAGTATATAACCGTTCTGGGTAATATATCCTCTGGAAAAAGCACAACAGTGGCAAAGATAGGAGCTATCCTGAAATTCAATAAAAACAGAAAGATAGCCATAGCATCATTTGATTTTTACAAGATAGGGGGATCGGAAAGTCTTAAAAAGTTCTGTGAGATAATGCAGATACCATTCTTCCTTATTAAAAATGAGAAGGATCTTATCCTTTACAAAGATGCATTTGAGGAGTTTGATCATATACTCTTTGACACACCGGGTAATATAAAACAGCTTCCTGAGGTTGAAAAGATAGTATCTTTCATAACAAACAGCAGTCAGTCTGAAAATATTCTCACAGTTCCTTTAACAAGGAAGGAAAATATAGTTGAGAAGGATATAAACTACTTCTCAAAATTCAATATAGATCATCTGATACTGACAAAATACGATGAGATACAGAACAGTATTCCTCTTATTTTCATAATTCTAAACTGGAATTACAAGATCAGCTATATAACCGATGGAATGGATGTACCAAAGGATATTAAAGAAGCATCTGAAATTCTTACACAGCTTGTAGAGGTTTACAGATGA
- the acpS gene encoding holo-ACP synthase gives MRLYTGIDIVENKRIENALKRYGDTFLRKIFTEREIGYCKNKKMMIECFSARFAAKEAFIKAYYQAFGKKLKYKDIEITGKQGEPAEILLHPSFQDRESSLNPENISLSISHEKNYSVAIVIIYL, from the coding sequence ATGAGATTATATACAGGTATTGATATCGTTGAGAACAAAAGGATAGAGAATGCTTTAAAGAGATATGGAGATACATTTTTGAGAAAGATATTTACAGAAAGGGAGATAGGGTATTGCAAAAATAAAAAAATGATGATAGAATGTTTTTCTGCAAGGTTTGCCGCAAAAGAGGCGTTTATAAAAGCCTACTACCAGGCTTTTGGAAAAAAATTAAAATATAAAGATATCGAGATAACAGGAAAGCAGGGAGAACCTGCAGAAATTTTACTGCACCCCAGTTTCCAGGACAGAGAATCCTCTCTAAACCCTGAAAATATTAGTCTTTCAATATCCCATGAGAAAAATTATTCCGTTGCTATTGTGATCATTTACCTCTAA
- a CDS encoding sigma-70 family RNA polymerase sigma factor: MKISNRERNEIIMEFLPKINYIVQSLKQENLPPTVTEEDLINTGVLGLIDAINKYDPSKGVKLSTYAEIRIRGQIIDSLRKLDWVPRNVRQKARHIEAAILEVEQKLGREATPEEIAEYLGMDVEEYMKYAEKISNSGLISIDTTVGSDEDANTKLWQIISINDDTPDKYVEEEELKKIISDIISKLNERERLVITLYYYEELSMKEIGEVLGLTESRISQIHTKTMMKIKSMIKKYISKE, encoded by the coding sequence ATGAAGATTTCAAACAGAGAGAGAAACGAGATTATCATGGAGTTTTTACCAAAGATCAACTATATCGTCCAGAGCCTGAAGCAGGAGAATCTTCCTCCAACTGTAACTGAGGAGGATCTGATAAACACAGGTGTTCTTGGTCTGATTGATGCGATCAACAAATACGATCCATCAAAAGGTGTTAAACTATCAACATATGCTGAGATCAGAATAAGAGGTCAGATAATAGACTCTCTCAGAAAACTTGACTGGGTTCCAAGAAACGTGAGACAGAAAGCAAGACATATTGAGGCTGCTATCTTAGAGGTTGAACAAAAACTGGGAAGGGAGGCTACACCTGAGGAGATCGCAGAGTATTTAGGTATGGATGTTGAGGAGTACATGAAGTATGCTGAGAAGATATCAAACAGCGGTCTTATATCTATAGATACAACTGTTGGATCTGATGAGGACGCAAATACGAAACTGTGGCAGATCATATCAATAAATGACGATACACCTGACAAGTATGTTGAAGAGGAAGAATTGAAAAAAATCATTTCTGATATAATTTCTAAGCTTAATGAAAGAGAAAGACTTGTTATAACACTTTACTACTATGAAGAGCTGTCTATGAAGGAGATAGGTGAGGTTTTAGGACTTACAGAATCAAGAATATCTCAGATACACACAAAAACTATGATGAAGATTAAGAGTATGATCAAAAAATACATAAGTAAAGAGTAA
- the glmU gene encoding bifunctional UDP-N-acetylglucosamine diphosphorylase/glucosamine-1-phosphate N-acetyltransferase GlmU gives MEHIHSGEKTKVIILAAGKGTRFRSEKPKVLHEILGKPMIFYVSLSARWINPEQIIYVVGHKKEEVKKAINCDRCVYVEQDQQLGTGHAVAAAKDYFKDYDGYVLIMNGDMPLIKGETLKNAISFMDALVRYEGANLGDMAGYRNENIAGVVLTAYMQDPTGYGRVIKDSQHRVLRIVEEKDASPQERSIKEVNTGIYIFYAPYLAEVIDQLENDNAQNEYYITDVIRLLRKKGKEVHSLIIPDPTEAIGINNRWDLARAENIMKMQYLSFWALNGATIHSPETVWIEFDVDLSKDVEIFPNVMLRGSTQIGEGTVIESNCIIKNSRIGKNVKILANTVIEDSVIQDNAVVGPFSRIRNNTVVGSEAVIGNFVEVKNSKIGDRTNVRHLSYIGDAEVGNDVNIGAGTITCNYDGFKKHKTVIKDKAFIGSDTMLVAPVTVGEEAITGSGSVITKDVPDKALAVERSAQKIIPNYAEIRKKKKGADE, from the coding sequence ATGGAGCATATCCATTCTGGTGAAAAAACAAAGGTTATAATACTCGCAGCTGGTAAAGGAACAAGGTTTAGATCTGAAAAGCCAAAGGTTTTACATGAGATACTTGGAAAACCTATGATCTTTTATGTATCTCTCTCTGCAAGATGGATAAATCCTGAACAGATCATATACGTTGTAGGACATAAAAAGGAAGAGGTTAAAAAGGCAATAAACTGTGATAGATGTGTTTATGTGGAACAGGATCAGCAGCTAGGGACGGGGCATGCGGTTGCTGCTGCAAAGGATTATTTCAAGGATTATGACGGCTATGTTCTTATAATGAACGGTGATATGCCCCTTATAAAAGGTGAAACGTTGAAAAATGCTATAAGCTTTATGGATGCCCTTGTCAGGTACGAAGGGGCTAATCTTGGAGATATGGCAGGTTACAGAAATGAAAATATAGCTGGTGTTGTTCTTACAGCATATATGCAGGATCCGACAGGATATGGAAGGGTTATTAAGGACAGTCAACACAGGGTTTTAAGGATAGTGGAGGAGAAAGATGCTTCTCCACAGGAAAGATCAATAAAAGAGGTTAATACAGGGATATACATATTTTACGCTCCTTATCTTGCAGAGGTTATTGATCAGCTTGAGAACGATAATGCCCAGAATGAGTACTACATAACTGATGTGATAAGACTTTTAAGAAAGAAAGGTAAAGAGGTACACTCACTTATCATTCCTGATCCTACGGAGGCTATAGGAATAAATAACAGATGGGATCTTGCCAGGGCTGAGAACATTATGAAAATGCAGTACCTGAGCTTCTGGGCGTTAAACGGAGCTACAATACACAGTCCTGAGACTGTATGGATAGAGTTTGATGTTGATCTTTCTAAGGATGTTGAGATATTTCCTAATGTTATGCTGAGGGGAAGTACACAGATCGGCGAGGGAACTGTTATAGAGTCAAACTGTATCATAAAGAATAGCAGGATAGGTAAGAATGTAAAAATTCTTGCGAATACAGTTATTGAGGACAGTGTTATACAGGACAATGCTGTTGTTGGTCCATTTTCAAGGATAAGAAATAATACCGTTGTAGGATCTGAAGCTGTTATAGGTAACTTTGTTGAAGTTAAAAACTCAAAGATAGGCGACAGGACAAACGTAAGACATCTAAGTTATATAGGTGATGCTGAGGTTGGAAATGATGTTAATATAGGTGCTGGAACGATAACGTGTAATTACGACGGTTTCAAGAAACATAAAACTGTTATAAAAGATAAGGCATTTATTGGAAGTGATACTATGCTTGTTGCTCCTGTGACGGTTGGAGAGGAGGCTATAACAGGATCAGGCTCTGTTATAACCAAGGATGTACCTGATAAAGCTCTTGCAGTTGAAAGATCAGCCCAGAAGATAATCCCAAACTATGCGGAAATTAGGAAAAAGAAGAAGGGAGCTGATGAATGA